Proteins encoded within one genomic window of Dyadobacter chenhuakuii:
- a CDS encoding efflux RND transporter permease subunit, with protein MSITEVAVKRPLFIIVVFTVLILFGVISYKQLSYNLLPKFEANVVSVMTTYRGAAADEVETNVTKHIEDAVSAIEGLDQINSTSQEGVSSVIIQLKQGISVDLAQQEAQRKVEQVISLLPDDADRPVINKFSTDEIPVLRMGVTANMSPSALYDLIDDKLKPQLSNVTGVGQVTIIGGTERQIQVNISQDKLKAYRLSIAQVSAAINNANTSYPAGQVKTQEDQLSIRFDAKLTTVENLRNVIVGRNSTGGQVFLKDIAEVYDGTADATAVNHINGAPSVALQIQKQSDANAVDVSKLTRERLTTLEKQYASSGLKFNIASDQSIYTLASADAVVFDLGLAVLIVSIVMLMFLHSFRSSMFILVALPSSMIPTFILMSLLGFSLNLMTLMALSLVVGILVDDSIVVLENINRHMEMGKSRWQAALDGRAEIGFTALAITLVDVVVFVPLALTSGLIGNILREFSLVVVFSTLMSLFVSFTLTPLLASRFGKIEILDKNTLWGRLNLGFERFLDRIKDEYGRMLTWALGHKRYVFILALVLIVGSIALVPGGFIGAAFMQQSDRGELNVSIELAPTASVYQTNQVAQKVEKLLLGRKEVTKVFTNVGYSSTGLGTTSNSNIADLTVQLVDKKDRTLSSEDFGTQIQKEILQIPGVKVTVAPTSITGNANQAPIQVAVKGTDMPTIRKVAAQVKEVVASIPGTANVDYSVDDPKPEVGVSLDREKMSQLGINAAEVGAALQTAFRGDDRSKFKENGKEYDIMVTLDQFNRSSADDIRHLSFVNSAGQAFELSQFATIKEGMGESVLQRIDRLGSISINSQVIGRPSGSIGADIQAKMATVKLPEGVFIEYRGDLKNQADAFGSLGLALVLGIVLIYLIMVALYESTIYPFVVLFSIPVALVGALTALALTMESLTIFSIVGMIMLLGLVAKNAILIVDFTNQLKEEGHALKDALIEAGKERLRPILMTTIAMIAGMLPIALASGDGAEVKNGMAWVIIGGLTSSLLLTIFLVPSVYYVVDKVKERFANRKAKKQRRQELVLEG; from the coding sequence ATGTCAATCACCGAAGTAGCAGTAAAAAGACCGCTCTTCATCATAGTAGTATTCACGGTGTTGATACTATTTGGTGTGATCAGCTATAAACAATTGTCTTACAACTTGTTGCCCAAATTCGAGGCTAATGTTGTAAGCGTTATGACGACTTACCGCGGAGCCGCTGCGGACGAAGTCGAAACCAATGTTACCAAGCACATCGAAGACGCCGTTTCGGCGATCGAGGGTTTGGATCAGATCAATTCCACTTCTCAGGAAGGCGTTTCCTCTGTAATTATCCAGTTGAAACAAGGCATCAGCGTCGATCTGGCACAACAGGAAGCGCAGCGTAAAGTAGAGCAGGTTATTTCCTTGCTTCCCGACGATGCCGACCGCCCTGTGATCAACAAATTTTCAACCGACGAAATCCCGGTTTTGAGAATGGGTGTAACGGCCAATATGTCGCCATCAGCACTTTACGATTTGATTGATGACAAACTGAAACCGCAGCTTTCCAACGTAACCGGTGTAGGCCAGGTGACCATTATTGGGGGAACGGAGCGTCAGATTCAGGTCAATATCAGTCAGGATAAATTAAAAGCATATCGCCTGTCGATCGCGCAGGTTTCTGCTGCGATTAATAATGCAAACACTTCATACCCAGCTGGTCAGGTAAAAACGCAGGAAGATCAGCTTTCGATCCGTTTTGATGCGAAACTGACCACTGTTGAAAACCTGAGAAATGTGATAGTTGGCCGGAACAGCACTGGCGGGCAGGTCTTTTTGAAAGACATAGCCGAAGTGTACGATGGCACAGCCGATGCAACTGCGGTAAACCACATTAATGGAGCGCCCTCAGTTGCCTTGCAAATCCAGAAACAATCCGATGCCAATGCAGTGGATGTGAGTAAGCTGACCCGCGAGCGTTTGACGACTTTGGAAAAACAATATGCTTCGTCCGGTTTGAAATTCAACATTGCATCCGACCAATCCATTTACACATTGGCCTCCGCGGATGCCGTGGTTTTTGACCTTGGCCTGGCCGTTTTGATCGTGTCGATCGTAATGTTAATGTTCCTGCATAGCTTCCGGAGCTCGATGTTTATCCTGGTAGCATTGCCTTCGTCGATGATCCCGACCTTCATTTTGATGAGCCTTTTAGGTTTCTCACTCAATTTAATGACCTTAATGGCGCTTTCGCTGGTGGTTGGTATTCTCGTCGATGACTCGATTGTGGTTTTGGAAAACATCAACCGCCACATGGAAATGGGCAAAAGCAGATGGCAGGCCGCATTGGACGGACGTGCAGAAATCGGTTTCACAGCCCTCGCGATCACATTAGTGGACGTTGTGGTATTCGTGCCGCTTGCATTAACTTCCGGTTTGATCGGTAACATTCTGAGAGAGTTCTCGCTTGTGGTCGTATTCTCGACATTAATGAGCTTGTTCGTTTCCTTTACATTGACACCGCTTTTGGCTTCGCGTTTTGGTAAAATAGAAATTTTAGATAAAAACACACTTTGGGGACGCCTTAACCTTGGTTTTGAAAGGTTTTTGGATCGGATCAAAGACGAATATGGCCGCATGCTGACCTGGGCTTTGGGTCACAAAAGATATGTTTTCATTCTTGCCCTGGTGTTGATCGTTGGCTCCATTGCTTTGGTTCCGGGCGGTTTCATCGGAGCAGCATTCATGCAGCAAAGTGATCGCGGCGAGTTGAATGTGTCCATTGAGCTTGCGCCAACAGCATCGGTTTACCAAACCAATCAGGTTGCTCAGAAAGTTGAAAAATTATTGTTAGGCAGAAAAGAAGTGACCAAAGTGTTTACCAATGTCGGTTACAGCAGCACAGGTTTGGGAACAACTTCCAATAGCAACATTGCCGACTTAACTGTTCAATTGGTTGATAAAAAGGACCGTACATTATCCTCAGAAGATTTTGGTACACAAATTCAAAAAGAGATCCTGCAAATCCCGGGTGTAAAAGTTACGGTTGCACCTACTTCCATCACGGGTAACGCCAACCAGGCGCCGATCCAGGTAGCGGTAAAAGGGACCGATATGCCTACGATCCGTAAAGTTGCCGCGCAAGTGAAAGAAGTGGTAGCATCGATACCGGGGACCGCGAACGTGGATTACTCCGTTGATGATCCGAAACCCGAAGTAGGCGTGTCATTGGACCGTGAGAAAATGTCGCAACTAGGCATCAACGCAGCCGAAGTAGGCGCAGCATTGCAAACTGCATTCCGCGGCGACGACCGTTCGAAATTCAAAGAAAATGGCAAGGAATACGACATTATGGTCACATTAGACCAGTTCAACCGTTCCAGCGCCGACGACATTCGTCATTTGAGTTTCGTAAACAGCGCAGGACAAGCATTCGAACTTTCTCAATTCGCCACCATCAAAGAAGGAATGGGCGAAAGCGTCCTGCAACGCATTGATCGTCTGGGTTCTATCAGCATTAACTCACAGGTAATCGGCCGTCCATCCGGTTCCATCGGAGCCGACATTCAAGCCAAAATGGCTACTGTAAAACTCCCCGAAGGCGTATTCATCGAATACCGCGGTGACCTGAAAAACCAGGCCGACGCATTCGGCAGCCTGGGCCTGGCACTCGTACTCGGCATCGTGCTTATTTATCTGATCATGGTAGCCCTTTACGAAAGCACGATTTACCCATTCGTCGTACTATTCTCGATCCCGGTGGCACTGGTAGGCGCATTGACAGCATTAGCATTAACCATGGAAAGCCTAACCATCTTCTCTATCGTCGGTATGATCATGCTCCTGGGTCTGGTAGCCAAAAACGCCATCCTGATCGTCGATTTCACTAACCAATTAAAAGAAGAAGGTCACGCATTAAAAGACGCATTAATCGAAGCCGGCAAAGAACGCCTCCGCCCGATCCTGATGACCACCATCGCCATGATTGCCGGTATGCTCCCCATCGCCCTAGCCTCAGGCGACGGCGCCGAAGTAAAAAACGGCATGGCCTGGGTAATTATCGGTGGTTTGACGAGCTCATTGCTGCTAACGATATTCCTGGTTCCTAGTGTGTATTATGTTGTGGATAAGGTAAAGGAGCGGTTCGCGAACCGGAAGGCTAAGAAGCAGAGGAGGCAGGAGTTGGTTTTGGAGGGGTAG
- a CDS encoding efflux RND transporter periplasmic adaptor subunit: MKRKLIIIGSIAIIGILIGFRLVANKSKMDAKKVMPDNKNVTIPVTAVSVKEGSTDQQLVRTGSLIPFKQAEIMATSAGKVLAVKYDLGTFVSQGATLVKVDSKLKELSLQATELNINKLKKDTDRYNKLLAGNAATEVQVNDTKYNYENALNQAEQIKQQINDASIAAPISGRVIKKNIEPGEFVNVGTSLGTILDVSRLKVQVMISENDVYKLKEGQHVKVGSSIFPDKKIDGVISYIAPQGDESHNYPVEIVIKNSSQLRAGTFVSVEFSQKSSQQALLIPRSALVESVRNPYVYTVENGVAKQRKIQVGRELGDNIEVLSGLKSGETVITTGQINLSEGAAVNVTK; this comes from the coding sequence ATGAAAAGAAAACTCATCATCATCGGCTCCATTGCAATCATCGGGATCCTGATCGGCTTCCGCCTGGTAGCCAATAAATCCAAGATGGACGCCAAGAAAGTAATGCCGGATAACAAAAATGTGACCATTCCGGTGACCGCTGTTTCAGTAAAAGAAGGCAGCACCGACCAGCAGTTGGTCCGCACGGGAAGTCTTATCCCGTTCAAACAGGCAGAAATTATGGCCACTTCGGCGGGTAAGGTCCTGGCGGTGAAATACGATCTTGGAACATTTGTGTCACAAGGCGCAACGCTCGTGAAGGTGGATAGCAAATTAAAAGAGCTCTCATTGCAAGCCACCGAGCTCAATATCAACAAATTGAAAAAGGATACGGATCGCTATAACAAGCTTCTGGCAGGAAATGCAGCAACGGAAGTGCAGGTGAATGACACCAAATACAACTACGAAAATGCCTTGAACCAGGCCGAGCAAATCAAGCAGCAGATCAATGATGCATCCATCGCAGCGCCGATCAGCGGCCGCGTGATCAAGAAGAACATTGAGCCGGGTGAATTTGTGAATGTAGGAACTTCATTGGGAACGATCCTGGACGTGTCGCGCCTGAAAGTGCAGGTAATGATCTCCGAAAATGATGTTTATAAATTGAAAGAAGGTCAGCACGTGAAAGTTGGATCGAGCATTTTTCCCGATAAAAAAATCGATGGGGTGATCTCTTACATTGCGCCTCAGGGCGACGAATCGCACAATTATCCGGTGGAGATTGTGATTAAAAATTCAAGTCAGTTGCGTGCAGGAACATTTGTAAGTGTTGAATTTAGTCAAAAAAGCAGCCAGCAGGCATTGCTTATCCCGAGAAGTGCATTGGTAGAAAGCGTTCGCAATCCGTATGTATACACGGTTGAAAATGGGGTTGCCAAACAACGCAAAATCCAGGTAGGACGCGAATTGGGCGATAATATTGAAGTTTTGTCGGGTCTTAAATCGGGCGAAACGGTGATCACAACCGGCCAGATCAACCTCAGCGAAGGTGCGGCGGTAAATGTTACCAAATAG
- a CDS encoding TolC family protein, with the protein MKSKWIIAMLAFVATAGPSWAQTRLSLKDCIAYGIKNNGNVKIAQYKESIAVQQGREALAGYLPQVAGNGALDDNIKLQSTVLPGALFGGEDRRVALGTKYSTNVSAQADQVIFDQALLVGIKANKPNLENAALNAQKTKETIIFNVTDAYYQVFVTQAQIDLLKDNLEKTQQILGTLQLQLDNGVIKKVDFDRTQVSLNNIKSQLTLAESNLILSQNQLKFQMGMPLAEQLELTDNPLSQPFKLVEPEKFDVASLTDFKIQNVNMQLQSLEKERIKAGYLPKLSVYGRYGMQSLGQNLGESWGNWFSFGAIGVKLSIPIFDSFRRDAQYKQADLNLLTQNEQLKLNVQNYELQNHNATTQLQKAKLNLGNDESNVTLAKEVYDVTTLQYREGTVPLSDLLNAETSYKEAQSNYINSMLSYYQAKLGIEQSQGTLNNFYSTLP; encoded by the coding sequence ATGAAAAGTAAATGGATCATAGCAATGCTGGCATTCGTTGCCACGGCCGGGCCTAGCTGGGCGCAAACCCGCCTGAGCCTGAAAGACTGCATTGCTTACGGGATCAAGAACAACGGCAATGTGAAAATTGCGCAGTATAAAGAAAGCATTGCCGTGCAACAAGGGCGCGAGGCATTGGCAGGTTACCTGCCGCAAGTGGCGGGAAATGGCGCGCTGGACGACAACATTAAGCTGCAATCGACGGTTTTACCGGGAGCGCTTTTTGGAGGTGAAGACCGCCGCGTTGCGCTGGGAACGAAATACTCGACCAACGTTTCCGCACAGGCAGATCAGGTAATTTTTGACCAGGCATTGCTGGTTGGAATCAAGGCAAACAAGCCTAACCTCGAAAATGCTGCCCTGAATGCGCAGAAGACCAAAGAGACGATCATTTTTAATGTTACCGATGCTTATTATCAGGTTTTTGTAACGCAGGCGCAGATCGACCTTTTGAAAGATAACCTTGAAAAAACGCAGCAGATCCTGGGCACATTGCAGTTGCAACTGGATAACGGCGTCATCAAAAAAGTGGATTTCGATCGCACGCAGGTGAGTTTGAATAACATTAAATCGCAGCTGACATTAGCAGAAAGCAATTTAATCCTTTCCCAGAACCAGCTGAAATTTCAAATGGGCATGCCGCTGGCCGAGCAACTTGAATTGACCGACAACCCATTAAGCCAGCCTTTCAAATTGGTAGAGCCCGAGAAATTTGACGTGGCGAGTCTGACGGATTTCAAAATCCAGAATGTGAACATGCAGCTGCAATCATTGGAAAAAGAACGGATTAAGGCAGGTTATCTTCCCAAATTGTCTGTTTACGGCCGTTATGGAATGCAATCCCTGGGCCAGAATCTGGGCGAATCCTGGGGCAACTGGTTCAGTTTCGGTGCCATAGGCGTAAAATTGTCTATCCCGATTTTTGACAGTTTCAGAAGAGATGCACAATACAAGCAGGCTGATTTGAATCTTTTGACACAAAATGAACAGCTGAAATTGAATGTTCAGAACTACGAACTTCAAAACCATAATGCTACCACACAACTTCAAAAAGCCAAATTAAACCTCGGCAATGACGAAAGTAATGTGACGCTGGCCAAAGAAGTTTACGACGTTACCACATTGCAATACAGAGAGGGAACGGTGCCGTTGTCGGATCTGCTGAACGCGGAAACATCTTACAAAGAGGCCCAAAGCAATTATATCAATTCCATGCTGAGCTATTATCAGGCCAAATTAGGCATTGAACAGTCGCAAGGCACGCTTAACAACTTTTATTCAACACTGCCATAA
- a CDS encoding MarR family winged helix-turn-helix transcriptional regulator, with the protein MKNSLQFKLGVVTKIVFKKMNAQLVQEGIPVLAEQLPILMVVYFQEHAMTQQEIANLLQKDKAGIQRSVQTLHKDGFLKIESDIEDKRKNLVTLTPSGKFVCERIQAMVIAFDNRVMEHFTDEERKTFIGYLDRVAAVAGE; encoded by the coding sequence ATGAAAAACTCCCTGCAATTCAAGTTGGGGGTCGTGACGAAAATTGTTTTTAAGAAAATGAATGCACAACTGGTGCAGGAAGGCATCCCGGTCCTGGCCGAACAGTTACCTATATTAATGGTTGTATATTTCCAGGAGCACGCTATGACGCAGCAGGAAATTGCGAATCTGCTGCAAAAGGATAAAGCAGGAATTCAGCGTTCTGTGCAAACATTGCATAAGGATGGCTTTTTAAAGATAGAAAGCGATATTGAGGACAAAAGAAAGAATCTGGTCACACTGACGCCAAGCGGAAAGTTTGTTTGCGAGCGTATTCAGGCCATGGTTATTGCTTTTGACAATCGCGTGATGGAGCATTTCACGGACGAGGAACGCAAAACATTCATAGGTTACCTGGATAGGGTAGCGGCCGTGGCAGGAGAATAA
- a CDS encoding M48 family metalloprotease: protein MKMKFQFHILVCLIGAGFLSGCSKNPVTGKKEIIFMSKEKEIALGAESHPSIVATMGIYDDKNLQSFINEKGKAMANISHRPDLPYQFFIVDSPVVNAFAVPGGYVYFTRGIMAHFNNEAEFAGVLGHEIGHITARHSARQQTSQIFGQVGLMAGMVLSETVRGLADQTQQALGLLLLSYSREHESESDKIGVEYSSKIGYDAHQMADFFGTLKKISEKSGQTIPTFQSTHPDPGGRQSKVEKLATEYQKEHPAKYNVNRDAYLRKIEGIIYGTDPKQGFVENNMFYHPELKFQLPVPSGWQYENSPAQFQMAAKDGKSMMLFMLAPGKSLEEASAAVIKNYGLQVTENEKTTINGNPALVMIATQAAQTQSGQQAAPTANSIQVATWLIQYGGNIYAIHGVSQAANFAGSMGQFKSVAGGFKSVTDGSILNRQPDRIRIKTVQRDGSLKDALRDFNQQDKQMDDLAIINGMSLSDKVTKGTLIKTLSK from the coding sequence ATGAAAATGAAATTTCAATTTCACATTCTTGTGTGCCTCATAGGTGCAGGTTTCCTGTCGGGCTGTTCCAAAAATCCGGTTACCGGCAAAAAGGAAATCATCTTTATGTCGAAGGAAAAGGAAATAGCGCTTGGCGCCGAATCCCACCCGTCGATCGTGGCTACAATGGGCATTTATGACGATAAGAACCTGCAATCCTTTATCAATGAGAAGGGAAAAGCAATGGCTAATATCTCTCACCGCCCCGATTTGCCGTACCAATTCTTCATCGTGGACTCGCCGGTTGTGAATGCATTTGCTGTGCCTGGCGGTTACGTATACTTTACTAGGGGTATCATGGCACATTTCAATAATGAGGCCGAGTTTGCAGGTGTTTTGGGTCACGAAATCGGGCACATTACCGCACGACATTCCGCTCGCCAGCAAACGTCGCAGATCTTTGGTCAGGTAGGATTAATGGCCGGAATGGTGCTTTCAGAAACCGTTCGCGGGCTTGCAGATCAGACGCAGCAGGCGTTGGGCTTATTGCTCCTGAGTTACAGCCGGGAGCACGAGTCGGAGTCGGACAAAATTGGCGTTGAATATTCCAGCAAGATTGGTTACGATGCACACCAGATGGCCGATTTCTTTGGCACATTGAAAAAAATCAGCGAGAAGAGCGGACAAACGATCCCAACCTTCCAATCGACCCACCCGGATCCGGGCGGCAGACAATCGAAAGTGGAAAAGCTGGCGACAGAATACCAGAAAGAGCATCCGGCGAAGTATAATGTGAACCGCGATGCGTATCTGCGCAAAATCGAGGGCATCATTTACGGAACGGACCCAAAGCAGGGATTTGTAGAAAACAATATGTTTTACCATCCTGAATTGAAGTTCCAGTTACCGGTTCCAAGTGGCTGGCAATACGAAAATTCACCTGCACAGTTCCAGATGGCTGCCAAAGATGGCAAATCAATGATGCTGTTTATGCTCGCTCCCGGAAAATCGCTGGAAGAAGCCAGTGCAGCGGTGATCAAAAATTATGGGTTGCAGGTTACTGAAAATGAAAAAACGACCATTAATGGTAATCCTGCGCTTGTCATGATTGCAACACAAGCAGCTCAGACGCAAAGTGGTCAGCAGGCAGCACCTACGGCAAATTCCATACAGGTGGCAACGTGGCTGATCCAGTATGGCGGTAATATTTATGCTATTCACGGCGTATCGCAAGCTGCGAACTTCGCGGGAAGCATGGGGCAGTTCAAGTCGGTTGCGGGTGGCTTTAAATCTGTTACGGACGGAAGTATTCTGAACCGTCAGCCAGACCGCATCAGGATCAAAACCGTGCAACGCGATGGTTCTTTAAAGGATGCACTAAGAGATTTCAATCAGCAAGACAAGCAAATGGACGACCTCGCGATCATCAACGGCATGTCGCTTTCAGATAAAGTAACGAAAGGCACGCTGATCAAAACGCTGAGTAAGTAA
- a CDS encoding lysophospholipid acyltransferase family protein — translation MHPKKSTFSLLPAWLVRFDFMGIFEQDPFGNYLIFKRIIIFIIGWFTYYRYTAVNKIEITGSDQLIELPDNGVLFLSNHQTYFADVIAFYHIFCATKWGYKDTISPPFYLFSPRARCYYVAASETMKEGILPKLFSIGGAITIERSWRANGENVKRQLDNDAQDKIGMGLKHGWVVSFPQGTTKPYAPVRKGTAHLIKDHQPIVIPVVINGFRRAFDKKGLRFKKRNTKLTVHFKAPMHFLPDESLESMIERVTKAIEQEAPKEGPTAIPAA, via the coding sequence ATGCATCCGAAAAAAAGTACTTTCAGCCTGTTGCCTGCGTGGTTGGTGCGATTTGACTTTATGGGTATTTTCGAGCAGGATCCTTTCGGCAACTATCTGATTTTCAAGCGTATCATTATCTTCATCATCGGATGGTTTACCTATTACAGATATACGGCTGTCAATAAAATAGAAATAACCGGCAGCGACCAGCTTATCGAACTTCCGGATAACGGGGTGCTTTTCCTATCCAACCACCAAACTTACTTTGCAGACGTAATTGCTTTTTACCATATTTTTTGTGCAACCAAGTGGGGCTACAAAGACACCATTTCACCTCCGTTCTACTTGTTTTCTCCCCGTGCAAGATGCTATTACGTAGCCGCTTCAGAGACCATGAAAGAAGGGATTTTACCCAAATTATTCAGCATAGGCGGCGCAATCACCATTGAACGTTCCTGGCGTGCCAATGGTGAGAATGTAAAAAGGCAGCTGGATAATGATGCTCAGGATAAGATCGGAATGGGACTGAAGCACGGCTGGGTCGTGAGTTTTCCGCAGGGAACCACGAAGCCTTATGCACCTGTTCGAAAAGGAACGGCACATTTGATCAAAGACCACCAACCCATTGTAATTCCCGTTGTTATCAATGGTTTCAGAAGGGCTTTTGATAAAAAAGGTCTACGGTTTAAGAAAAGAAACACGAAGCTAACCGTACATTTCAAAGCACCGATGCACTTTTTGCCCGATGAATCGCTTGAAAGCATGATTGAGCGTGTCACGAAAGCCATCGAGCAGGAAGCGCCAAAGGAGGGACCGACAGCAATTCCCGCAGCCTGA
- a CDS encoding TIGR01777 family oxidoreductase gives MKGKKVLITGGTGLIGKRLTQLLLAKGYEVAYLSRKKTNIPSVQVYEWDVDKGYIEENALENTDYLIHLAGAGVADERWTEERKKVIITSRTETIGLIQKKLKEKNIRPTAFISASGSSYYGEDTGDVRNTENTPPNNDFLSHVTIVWEKAADDIAALGIRTVKLRTGIVLSNEGGAIPRMAAPAKLGFGAPLGSGKQWVSWIHIDDICQMYIDAMEKESWEGAYNAIASHPVTNEELTKQICIALGKPQWLPNVPAFGLKLAFGEMASVVLGSSYLVNERIAKETDFQYQYDDLGKALREILK, from the coding sequence ATGAAAGGCAAAAAAGTACTGATTACCGGAGGAACAGGCCTGATTGGCAAAAGGCTGACCCAGCTTCTGCTCGCTAAGGGTTACGAAGTAGCGTATTTGAGCCGGAAGAAGACTAATATTCCTTCGGTGCAGGTTTATGAATGGGATGTCGACAAAGGTTATATAGAAGAAAACGCGCTTGAAAACACGGATTACCTCATCCATCTCGCAGGTGCGGGGGTAGCGGACGAGCGCTGGACAGAGGAGCGAAAAAAAGTGATCATTACCAGCCGCACGGAAACGATTGGATTGATTCAGAAAAAATTAAAAGAAAAGAACATTCGTCCTACTGCATTCATTTCGGCGTCGGGAAGCAGCTATTATGGCGAAGATACGGGCGACGTCCGAAACACCGAAAACACGCCTCCCAACAATGATTTCCTCTCACATGTGACCATTGTTTGGGAAAAAGCAGCCGACGACATTGCGGCGTTAGGCATCAGGACTGTAAAACTCCGGACCGGAATTGTGCTAAGCAACGAAGGCGGCGCGATCCCAAGAATGGCTGCTCCGGCCAAATTAGGCTTCGGTGCGCCATTAGGCTCCGGAAAACAATGGGTTTCGTGGATCCATATCGATGACATTTGCCAAATGTATATCGACGCCATGGAAAAAGAATCCTGGGAAGGCGCTTACAATGCAATTGCCAGCCATCCTGTTACTAATGAGGAGCTTACCAAACAGATCTGCATTGCCTTAGGTAAGCCTCAGTGGCTGCCCAATGTGCCCGCATTTGGCTTGAAGCTCGCTTTCGGTGAAATGGCAAGTGTTGTGCTGGGAAGCAGTTATCTTGTCAATGAAAGAATTGCAAAGGAAACAGACTTCCAATATCAATACGACGACCTCGGTAAGGCGCTCAGGGAGATTTTAAAATGA
- a CDS encoding M61 family metallopeptidase: MHYNIYVSDPQSHLINIIYTIPEIDADIIEIQLPAWRPGRYEIQNFAKNIQFIEAISATDQKLPIHKVTKDRWQVATAGEKEVRIRYTFYAAIQNAGSSYVDEELWYLNFINFCMYTEGRIGEAYTVHLDLPEGYQIACGLPAEGNVLKAKDFYQLVDSPLLASESLQKRHYQARGVEFNIWMHGNLQPNWRRIVRDFRRFSREQIITMGEFPENDYHFLNLILPTAFYHGVEHHNSTMIVLGPDDEGEGLYSDLLGVSSHELFHAWNIIRIRPAELLPYDFTKENYFRTCFVAEGCTTYYGDLFLKRADVFTEETYIKELQVYMKRHFESSAHATQSLADSSFDLWLDGYEKGIPNRKVSVYHKGALAALILDLYLRKKTNHEQSLDTVMQLLWTRFGKPFIGYTLQDYIDIVEEVAGESLEWYWNDCIFTSTPLETRLNEALAFVGLQMSTFSNGNIQLNVMDNFKAKLQRDKWLETVEPLTQDELEEEEE; the protein is encoded by the coding sequence ATGCATTATAATATTTACGTATCTGACCCGCAGTCTCATTTAATCAACATTATTTACACAATTCCTGAAATAGATGCCGATATCATCGAAATTCAGTTGCCTGCGTGGAGACCCGGACGGTACGAAATACAGAATTTCGCCAAAAATATTCAATTTATTGAAGCGATTTCAGCCACCGATCAGAAACTCCCTATCCATAAAGTAACGAAAGACCGCTGGCAGGTTGCAACGGCTGGTGAAAAAGAGGTCAGGATTCGCTACACATTCTATGCAGCCATTCAAAATGCGGGCAGCAGTTATGTGGACGAGGAATTGTGGTATCTCAATTTCATCAATTTCTGCATGTATACCGAAGGCCGCATTGGCGAAGCTTACACAGTTCATCTGGATTTGCCGGAAGGTTACCAGATCGCGTGCGGATTACCGGCCGAGGGAAATGTTTTAAAGGCAAAGGATTTTTATCAATTGGTTGACAGCCCGTTGCTGGCTTCCGAAAGTTTGCAAAAACGGCATTACCAGGCCCGCGGCGTGGAATTCAACATCTGGATGCATGGGAACTTGCAGCCAAACTGGCGGAGAATTGTCCGCGACTTTCGTCGCTTTTCCCGTGAGCAGATCATTACAATGGGTGAGTTTCCCGAAAACGACTATCATTTCCTGAACCTTATCCTGCCTACGGCATTTTACCACGGCGTGGAGCATCACAACTCAACCATGATCGTGCTCGGGCCGGATGATGAGGGTGAAGGGCTTTATTCGGATCTGTTGGGCGTGAGTTCGCATGAGTTGTTTCACGCCTGGAACATTATACGCATCCGCCCGGCGGAATTGCTGCCTTATGATTTTACCAAAGAAAACTATTTCAGGACTTGTTTTGTAGCAGAAGGCTGCACCACTTACTATGGAGATCTTTTTCTGAAACGCGCTGACGTGTTTACGGAAGAAACTTACATTAAGGAGTTGCAGGTTTACATGAAAAGGCATTTCGAAAGCAGCGCGCACGCCACGCAGTCACTGGCAGACTCGTCTTTTGACCTTTGGCTGGACGGCTATGAAAAAGGGATCCCGAACCGGAAAGTATCCGTTTACCACAAAGGAGCCCTGGCGGCGCTTATCCTGGATCTTTATTTAAGGAAAAAAACCAATCACGAACAGTCGCTTGATACCGTTATGCAGCTGCTGTGGACGCGTTTTGGTAAACCTTTTATTGGATATACCCTGCAAGATTACATTGATATAGTGGAAGAGGTAGCGGGCGAATCGCTTGAATGGTATTGGAATGACTGCATTTTCACCAGCACGCCGCTCGAAACGAGGTTAAACGAAGCGCTTGCTTTTGTAGGTTTACAAATGTCCACATTCAGTAATGGCAACATTCAGTTAAATGTTATGGACAACTTCAAAGCCAAATTGCAGCGCGACAAATGGCTTGAAACCGTAGAGCCGTTAACGCAGGATGAGCTCGAAGAGGAGGAAGAGTAA